In Streptomyces camelliae, the sequence CACCGTCCAGCTGGCCCCGGGCGTCCTCGTGCGCCATGTCGACGCGGGGCCGTACGAAGGCCTCGCCAAGGAGGACCTGCCCGCCCAGCTGTGCGCCTTCACACACGGCGTGATGCAGGCCTGGGCCGGCCACCGCCCCGGCTACTACGACCTCGTCCACTCCCACTACTGGCTCTCCGGCCACGTCGGCTGGCTCGCCGCCCAGCGCTGGGGCGTGCCCCTGGTGCACGCCATGCACACCATGGCCAAGGTCAAGAACGCCAACCTGGCCGACGGCGACACGCCCGAGCCCGCCGCCCGCGTCATCGGTGAGACCCAGATCGTGGCCGCCGCCGACCGGCTCATCGCCAACACGGACGAGGAGGCCGACGAGCTGGTCCGGCACTACGCGGCCGACCCCGCCAAGGTCGCCGTGGTCCACCCCGGCGTGAACCTCGACCGCTTCCGCCCGGCCGACGGCCGCGCCGCCGCCCGCCTCCGCCTGGGCCTGCCCCAGGACGCCCTGATCCCGCTCTTCGCGGGCCGCATACAGCCCCTGAAGGCCCCGGACGTCCTGCTGCGTGCCGTGGCGGTGCTGCTGGACGAGCGCCCCGAGCTGCGCTCGCGCATCCTCGTCCCGGTCGTCGGCGGCCCGAGCGGCAGCGGCCTCGCCAAGCCGGAGGGCCTGCAGAAGCTCGCCGCACGGCTCGGCATCGCGGACGTCGTACGGTTCCGGCCGCCGGTCGGCCAGGAACAGCTCGCGGACTGGTTCCGGGCCGCGTCCGTGCTGGTCATGCCGTCGTACAGCGAGTCGTTCGGGCTGGTCGCCATAGAGGCGCAGGCGGCCGGTACGCCGGTGCTGGCGGCGTCCGTCGGCGGTCTCCCGGTGGCCGTGCGCGACGGCGAGACCGGCTTCCTCGTGGCGGGCCACAACCCGGCCGACTACGCGCGCGTGCTGCACCGGTTCGCCGACGAGCCGTCCCTCGCGACGAGCATGGGGCAGGCCGCCGCTCGCCACGCCCAGTCCTTCGGCTGGGACACGGCGGCCGCCGCCACCGCCGAGGTCTACATGGCCGCGACCCAGTCCCACCGCCGTCGCGTACGCTCCCCCCATGGGTGATGTGGAGAAGGCGGGGCAGATCCTCGAAGGTGCCCTCAAGGACGCCGAACTGGAGTGGGAGAGCCCCGAGCCCGGGAACTACGTGGTCAAACTCCCCGGCACCCGCAAGCTGTCCACGACGGTCTCCTTCCTGGTGGGCCGTCACTCGCTGTCCCTGAACGCCTTCGTCGTCCGCCACCCCGACGAGAACGAGCCCGGCGTCCACCGCTGGCTCCTGGAGCGCAACCTCAAGCTGTACGGCGTCAGTTACGCCGTGGACCGCCTCGGCGACATCTACGTCACCGCCCGCCTCCCCCTCGCCTCCGTCACCCCCGACGAGATCGACCGCCTCCTCGGCCAGGTCCTGGAAGCGGCCGACGGCGCCTTCAACACCCTGCTGGAGCTGGGCTTCGCCTCTTCCATCCGCAAGGAGTACGCCTGGCGGGTGTCCCGGGGCGAGTCCACGCGCAACCTGGACGCGTTCCGCCATCTGATCGAGCGCCCGGCCGACTGACGGTCGCTACGACGACCGGCGCGAACTGACCCGGTAGCGCCCCGGAGTGACCCCGACCAGCTTCTTGAAGTGCCGGGTGAGATGGGCCTGGTCGCAGAAGCCGGTCGCCGCCGCCACCTCGCCCGGCGCCTGCCCGTCCAGCAGCAGCCGCCGGGCCCGCCCGACCCGCCGTGACATGAGGTACTGGTGCGGTGCGATGCCGTAAGCGGCGCTGAACGCCCGTACCAGATGGGCGGGGTGGGCGTGCAGCAGCCGCGCGGCCTCCTCCAGCCGCATCCCGTCGACGACCCGGGCGTCCAGCAGCTCGCGCAGCCGTCCGGCGAGGAGCGGATCGCTCCGGTGCGCGGACGTACCGCCCCGGCCCCGCAGATGGTCCCGCAACCGCTCCCCGACGAGGGTCAGCCGGCTCTCCGCCTCCAGCTCGTCGCCGGGCCGGGCGAGGGCGGAGTGCAGCTGCCCGACGCGCCGCCGCAGCAGGGGGTCGACGAGATCGGGCCGGTCGACGGCGGGGCCGATGAGGTCGGCACCGAGCCGGCTGGTGTCGAGGTACAGCACCCGCTTGCGGAAGCCCTGCGGGGTG encodes:
- the mshA gene encoding D-inositol-3-phosphate glycosyltransferase, producing MSHYVSRLGRRSPAASPRLRLHRRPRRVAMLSVHTSPLHQPGTGDAGGMNVYIVELAQRLAAQGIEVEIFTRATSGGLAPTVQLAPGVLVRHVDAGPYEGLAKEDLPAQLCAFTHGVMQAWAGHRPGYYDLVHSHYWLSGHVGWLAAQRWGVPLVHAMHTMAKVKNANLADGDTPEPAARVIGETQIVAAADRLIANTDEEADELVRHYAADPAKVAVVHPGVNLDRFRPADGRAAARLRLGLPQDALIPLFAGRIQPLKAPDVLLRAVAVLLDERPELRSRILVPVVGGPSGSGLAKPEGLQKLAARLGIADVVRFRPPVGQEQLADWFRAASVLVMPSYSESFGLVAIEAQAAGTPVLAASVGGLPVAVRDGETGFLVAGHNPADYARVLHRFADEPSLATSMGQAAARHAQSFGWDTAAAATAEVYMAATQSHRRRVRSPHG
- a CDS encoding YbjN domain-containing protein → MGDVEKAGQILEGALKDAELEWESPEPGNYVVKLPGTRKLSTTVSFLVGRHSLSLNAFVVRHPDENEPGVHRWLLERNLKLYGVSYAVDRLGDIYVTARLPLASVTPDEIDRLLGQVLEAADGAFNTLLELGFASSIRKEYAWRVSRGESTRNLDAFRHLIERPAD
- a CDS encoding helix-turn-helix transcriptional regulator, which produces MAAAQPDVSAWRPRVPGVVEVFHARFTEYAYPMHVHDVWTLLIVDDGAVRYELDRHEHGTPLGTVTLLPPHVPHNGSPATPQGFRKRVLYLDTSRLGADLIGPAVDRPDLVDPLLRRRVGQLHSALARPGDELEAESRLTLVGERLRDHLRGRGGTSAHRSDPLLAGRLRELLDARVVDGMRLEEAARLLHAHPAHLVRAFSAAYGIAPHQYLMSRRVGRARRLLLDGQAPGEVAAATGFCDQAHLTRHFKKLVGVTPGRYRVSSRRSS